A window from Acidobacteriota bacterium encodes these proteins:
- a CDS encoding lysine biosynthesis protein LysW — protein sequence MGTCFECETNFEMDEGVEIGDIVSCPRCHMRYEVMNNFPVTLDYATEEEDDT from the coding sequence ATGGGGACCTGCTTCGAGTGCGAGACGAACTTCGAGATGGACGAGGGGGTCGAGATCGGCGACATCGTCTCCTGCCCCCGGTGCCACATGCGCTACGAGGTCATGAACAACTTCCCCGTCACGCTCGACTACGCGACCGAAGAGGAGGACGACACCTGA
- the amrS gene encoding AmmeMemoRadiSam system radical SAM enzyme, whose amino-acid sequence MPEAPARWWRAEGDKALCWLCPRYCRIGEGQSGFCFIRANHGGRLVSLGYGRPAALQVDPIEKKPLNHFLPGTSVLSLGTAGCNMGCKFCQNWDISKSRQDQVRSIPLSPDAVVERAVDLGCPSIAFTYNEPTILAEYAIDISRVARERGVKTVMVTNGYVTLEALPEVYEFIDAANVDLKAFTEEFYRKVTLTHIGPVLDALVELKRRGVWIEITNLVIPTLNDAVAETRALAGWILRHLGDEVPLHFTAFHPDFKLEDLPRTPQATIEAARLEALSLGLKHVYVGNVHSDEGSTTVCPGCGDAVIRRSWHRVTAIRLRDGSCRCGRSIPGVFSPLPSSPVMR is encoded by the coding sequence ATGCCCGAGGCGCCCGCTCGCTGGTGGCGGGCCGAGGGGGACAAGGCCCTGTGCTGGCTGTGCCCCAGGTACTGCCGGATCGGCGAGGGGCAGTCCGGCTTCTGCTTCATCCGCGCGAACCACGGCGGCCGGCTCGTCTCGCTCGGGTACGGCCGGCCGGCCGCCCTCCAAGTCGACCCCATCGAGAAGAAGCCGCTGAACCACTTCCTGCCGGGAACGAGCGTCCTCTCCCTCGGAACCGCCGGCTGCAACATGGGGTGCAAGTTCTGCCAGAACTGGGACATCTCGAAGTCGAGGCAGGATCAGGTGCGCTCGATCCCGCTCTCCCCCGACGCCGTCGTCGAGAGGGCGGTGGATCTCGGCTGTCCGTCGATCGCGTTCACGTACAACGAGCCGACCATCTTGGCGGAGTACGCGATCGACATCTCGCGCGTCGCCCGGGAGCGGGGGGTGAAGACGGTGATGGTGACGAACGGCTACGTCACGCTCGAGGCGCTTCCCGAGGTCTACGAGTTCATCGACGCGGCCAATGTCGACCTGAAGGCCTTCACGGAGGAGTTCTACCGGAAGGTGACGCTCACGCACATCGGGCCCGTCCTCGACGCGCTCGTCGAGCTGAAGCGGCGCGGCGTCTGGATCGAGATCACGAACCTCGTCATTCCCACGCTCAACGACGCGGTCGCGGAGACGCGGGCGCTCGCCGGCTGGATCCTGAGGCATCTGGGCGACGAGGTGCCGCTGCACTTCACCGCCTTCCACCCCGACTTCAAGCTCGAGGACCTGCCCCGCACGCCGCAGGCGACGATCGAGGCGGCCCGTCTCGAGGCGCTCTCGCTGGGGCTCAAGCACGTCTACGTGGGCAACGTCCACTCCGACGAGGGGAGCACGACGGTGTGTCCCGGGTGCGGCGACGCCGTCATCCGGCGCTCGTGGCACCGCGTCACGGCAATCCGACTCCGCGACGGATCGTGCCGCTGCGGCCGCAGCATCCCGGGCGTCTTTTCCCCGCTTCCGTCATCGCCGGTGATGCGGTAG
- a CDS encoding carboxymuconolactone decarboxylase family protein: MIRPPFIVRLEQSDPEFLEQVRGLSNFAMTDGALPAKTKILMTVLGEALLRREEGVKIASEIARNIGATDAEIRETVRLAFVLGGLPALSAATLGYSGKGE; this comes from the coding sequence ATGATACGCCCCCCGTTCATCGTCCGGCTGGAGCAATCCGACCCCGAGTTCCTCGAGCAGGTCCGCGGTCTCAGCAATTTCGCGATGACCGACGGCGCGCTCCCGGCGAAGACCAAGATCCTGATGACCGTGCTCGGCGAGGCGCTGCTCCGGCGCGAGGAGGGGGTGAAGATCGCCTCCGAGATCGCCCGGAACATCGGGGCGACCGACGCCGAGATCCGTGAGACGGTTCGGCTCGCGTTCGTCCTCGGCGGCCTGCCCGCCCTCTCGGCGGCGACCCTGGGGTATTCCGGCAAGGGGGAGTGA
- a CDS encoding GNAT family N-acetyltransferase encodes MQPAVFIRGRKVTLGPVDPADAEQYSVWVNDPRVRVYLNRPYPQTVEEERRRVEGLIGATDAIGFSIRLREDGRLIGRSAIRGIHSVNRSGVFTIFLGDPATWSGGLGTEATALTMAYALDVLNLNRLELEVFAFNERAVRAYERLGFVREGVRREAKFHDGGFHDAIVMAIVSGDWRAGLRDRVRAYADTPAEGWAEASSPK; translated from the coding sequence ATGCAACCCGCCGTCTTCATCCGGGGACGCAAGGTCACCCTGGGTCCCGTCGATCCCGCAGACGCCGAGCAGTACTCCGTCTGGGTCAACGATCCGCGCGTTCGCGTCTACCTCAACCGGCCGTACCCCCAGACGGTCGAGGAGGAGCGGCGGCGCGTCGAAGGCTTGATCGGCGCCACCGACGCCATCGGCTTCTCGATCCGGCTTCGCGAGGACGGCCGCCTCATCGGCAGGTCGGCGATCCGCGGCATCCACTCCGTGAACCGCAGCGGAGTCTTCACGATATTCCTGGGAGATCCGGCCACCTGGTCCGGAGGCCTCGGGACGGAGGCGACCGCGTTGACGATGGCCTACGCCCTCGACGTCCTGAACCTCAACCGGCTGGAGCTCGAGGTCTTCGCGTTCAACGAGCGCGCCGTGCGAGCGTACGAACGGCTCGGTTTCGTGCGCGAGGGGGTGCGCCGGGAGGCGAAGTTCCACGACGGCGGGTTTCACGACGCCATCGTGATGGCAATCGTCTCAGGCGACTGGCGCGCCGGGCTCCGCGATCGCGTGCGCGCCTACGCGGACACCCCCGCGGAAGGGTGGGCGGAGGCCTCCTCCCCGAAGTAA